The region GAGAAGGATGCTCGAACTGTGAAACTGCTGCTTCTGGGTATGGGTGTGGGTCCAGGGGGGCCACTGCCACCAGGTcagaggccaggggtgggggcaggcaggtaGCCCTTCTGTGAAACAGGGGTGACTTGGGAAGCAGAATGACCCTAAGACAGTGCAGGGAACTGACTGGGAGCCCTGGCCCTGATAGGCGATACCCTGACTCCCCAAGGCTGGGTATCCCATGGAACCCCTCTCCAGAGGGCCCTGACTCAGGCACCTTCCCCTCTGGAGAAGCCCTGCTGGGCAGGGGTCAGAAACCAAGGGCTTCCTTGGGAGCCCTACAATAGGGCTGCTTCCTTGGAAGAAGAAGGTAACCGTCCTCCTGGGAGTGGGCACCCTCAAGGACTGTCCAGATCCACAGACAACGGCCCTTAGATTCCAGAGCTTTGTTGTTGGCAGACCTAAAGAGGGTGTTCCTCTTTAGAGCTACTAAGGCCCAGTGGAGAATGGATAAAGCCAAGTCCATGGTCCCATGGGTGGTGAGGAGAGGTGGGGCTGACACAGTGCTTCTGGACCACTACCTCCCCACAAGTGGAAGAAGGAGCTATTTTGAGCGGGCAGGCGAGTTCCACCCCAGGCTCTCCAGGATCCAATCAGGCATCTGGATGTGGGCAGAGGGACCAAGCCAGAGCACCCCAGGGAGACAGAGGCTAAGCCAGAAATCCCATTAACTGTGCCCAAAGCCCTGGAGAGAGCAGGCTCATAGGGACTGTGAGCTCTGTCTTCTCCCCCATTCAAAGGCGCTAATTCCCTCTGAGCCTCTTGGAGACACTCCCCTCCCTACAACCCCTGAAAAGCAAGGGTTGACCCGGTCAAATAATCCTCTGCGTGCAGTACCAGAACCCTCCACAATGTGGCGCTCCAGGTTCCTTTATTTTGGTTTCAGAATAATCAAGAATGCAAATACAAGGGGTCTTGGAGGCTCCCCCACACAGTTGAGGTCGTTGATTGCCCTCGTCAGCCCCCTTCTGTCACTCCTGGCATTTACAGACGTGTTTCCTCCAGGGTGTCAGGACCttgctttggggtggggggtgggggaaacaggtggAACTGGGGGTTGGACTTGTACCTGCCTTGAGTCTGCGGGTTCCCATCTTCCGCGCCCggttgcggggtggggggtgggtggggagattgTGGGGAGGTGCGGCCAGAGCAGCTCTGAGGCGGGGCTTCCCTTCCAGGTGCGGGTGAGTCCGGGAAGAGCACCATTGTCAAGCAGATGAAGTGAGTGCCCTTGCCTTTTCTGAGGTCCCTGAGGGTGGGCGCGAGCACGGGGCCTGTCCTTCCCCACCAGTCCACTTGGCTCTGACCCGGCTCACCCCGGCCGCAGGATTATCCACCAGGATGGGTACTCGTTGGAAGAGTGCCTCGAGTTCATTGCCATCATCTACGGCAACACACTGCAGTCCATCCTCGCCATCGTGCGCGCCATGACCACGCTCAACATCCAGTATGGAGACTCTGCCCGCCAGGTGTGCAGGGAGACTGGCTGAGCAGGGCCTCCGGGGACTCGAGGCGCGAGACTGGTCTCAAGTCCACGGTCACCATCAACAATCCCCACCCTTGCCCTCAGGACGACGCCCGGAAGCTGATGCACATGGCGGACACCATCGAAGAGGGCACGATGCCCAAGGAGATGTCGGACATCATCCAGAGGCTGTGGAAGGACTCGGGTATCCAGGCCTGTTTCGAACGCGCCTCTGAGTACCAGCTCAACGACTCCGCCGGCTAGTGAGAGCGCAGGCGGGGCGCGGGGGTGCGGGCGGGGTCCTACCACACCCCTCCACCGCACCCACCCACACCCCGCGGTCTCCCGCAGCTACCTCTCGGACCTGGAGCGCCTGGTCACCCCGGGCTACGTGCCCACTGAGCAGGATGTGCTGCGCTCGCGTGTCAAGACCACAGGCATCATTGAGACGCAGTTCTCCTTCAAGGACCTCCACTTCCGGTACGGCCCCGCGCCCTTGCCCTCGCCCTTGCCCTCGCTCTGGGGGTCCGGCTGCGAGTGCAGCACCCCGAGGCCCCATCGCGTCCCGGAGGCCCCATCCCAAGGAGACACTGCCCCTCCTCTGATACCCCGCCCGCAGAAAGTTCCGGCCCCTCCACATGCCAGTCCCATCTGAGTGCCCCCCAGCATTAAGAGGCAAGGGGATGCCTGTGGGCGCGTCCTGGGGGCTCCAAGCGCGGGTTCAGGCCCCAACTGCTCCGCAGGATGTTCGATGTGGGCGGGCAGCGCTCAGAGCGCAAGAAGTGGATCCATTGCTTCGAGGGTGTGACCTGCATCATCTTCATCGCGGCGCTGAGCGCCTACGACATGGTGCTGGTGGAGGACGACGAAGTGGTGGGTGCCAAGCAGGGCCTGGAGTGTTTCAGGGGAAAGCTGGAGACAGTACTGCGGGAGCGGGGAGCGTCTGAGAGCGGACATTCGTTCCAGAACAGTCCGAATGAGGACACAAGACAGCCAGCGGCCacgctgaggggaggggcagtgggggaagcTGACTTGGAGCTGTCCGAGTGGGATGGCCCCGGGTGCCCTGGAGCCTGTGGGCCGCGACCGCGCAGGGACGGCTCCCCGTGCCCCCCCACCCGGTGCCCGACAGCTTCTGACCTCCTCAGAACCGCATGCACGAGAGCCTGCACCTGTTCAACAGCATCTGCAACCACCGCTACTTCGCCACGACGTCCATTGTGCTCTTCCTCAACAAGAAGGACGTTTTCTCCGAGAAGATCAAAAAGGCGCATCTCAGCATCTGCTTCCCGGATTACGACGGtgagaaccgccccccccccgcagccTGGCCGCCAGGCGGCGCCCCAACCCCGTAATCTGGGCCTGCGCTTCTCCCGCCGCTTGAAGGAGTGGGGATGCCTAGTGagagcaccccctccccctgccagggcCCAACACATACGAGGACGCGGGCAACTACATCAAGGTGCAGTTCCTCGAGCTCAACATGCGACGCGACGTGAAGGAGATCTATTCCCATATGACTTGTGCTACCGACACGCAGAACGTCAAATTTGTCTTCGACGCCGTCACAGACATCATCATCAAGGAGAACCTCAAAGACTGCGGACTCTTTTGAGGTAGGCTCCTCGCGGGCTGGGATGCTCTCCTGTTTTGCCCCTTGGTCTCATACCTCACTCTCCATCCCCAGCTCTCCACCCCACCTCACTGCAGCAGACCCCACCGCAGGATATCAGGTGCTGCCCCAGCTCTCCAGACCCATTCCATGACCTGGTGCTGGCCCCCaattcccaggccccaccctggcccctcAGGCTCCGTCCCACGGCCCACCACCACCCTGCAATCTGGGTGCACAAGTCCCACCCACCTAGTCTCTTCTGACCCCGCCCTAATCCCTCTGGTGTCGCTGTTTACAAGCCCACCTCCACAGTGCTTCTCAGCCTAAAGCCAATTATTTTGGAGCTCAGGGATGTTGACTcacttccttttttctgttcACAGGTGCCTGAACTCATGCGTGTCCCTGACGCCCTGTAGCCCTAGCCCACAGGAGCCTATCAGCCCCCCAGAACTCCTGAGCCCCAGCCTGTGGCCCCACCAGCCACACACCCAAAACTCTGAGCCCCACTAGCCTTGAGGCCCCGACACTCCCCCGTGTCTCCCAGAGCCCAGTGTGCCCAGCCCCACTGCTGCCCTTCACGGCCTGGCTGCGCTGGCCTCCAGGACCCACCCCAGCCCGCCCCAGCTAGGAACAGGCAGGACCTGGGATGGTTAGAGCTCGCAGTGACTCAGCAGTGCCCCACTGACCAATCTCCTGCAGGTCTCTCTCCCCAGCGGGCCCATGACTCACCTGGTGGGTCTGGGCTCAGCAAACAGCCCTCCCTCCCAGTTTCATGAAGAGCGGGGGAGCAGGCAGAGATCCCTCCTCCAAGGCTTACCATCAGCCCATTCCAGCCTTACCACCTCCATGTGACAAGCCTGACACCTGTCTACCCAGTGGCCAGTGACTGTCCCTCTCAGTAGCTTCAGGGGTCCAAAGTCCAAGCCACTCTGGCCCGTGTGGCTCCTGCATGGATGAATTAGTGAGTGGGGGGCACACCTGGGAGCTCCTGGGTGTCAGGAAGAGATTCAAGCTGGACCCTTCCCCACACAGCAGGCTCAGAGTAACCCCCGGTCCCCTTCCCCCACAGGCTCTGCCCCCTCCGTCCTTGGACACCAGATCCATGTCCtacctcacccccacccacccacagtgCTCCAGGCCAGCCGGCCAAGGGGATGGTCTGTTGAGGGAGGGTACTGTTGACACCAGCGGTGACCAATGGTCAAACTGTCCTGAGGGGTGGCTGGGGGCAGAGTCCAGCTCCATCGATCAGCCCCAGGCAGAGCATTTGGGAAATGACTGAGGCCCAGGTTGGGCCCAGAGTGGTCTACCTCAGGTGGGGTCACAAGCAAACCCACGTAACCCTCTTGTCCCTGCCAGCAACTTCTCGAACCCTTTCCATTCAGGCCCATTCCCTGGCAGGAAAAACTGAGGGCCATGTCCGAATTTTGTCAGGGACAGAGGTTCATCTCCCTGTATCCCTGCTCCCAGCTCCTCATCAGGCCCTGAGTCCTTGCTGAT is a window of Zalophus californianus isolate mZalCal1 chromosome 1, mZalCal1.pri.v2, whole genome shotgun sequence DNA encoding:
- the GNAT1 gene encoding guanine nucleotide-binding protein G(t) subunit alpha-1; the protein is MGAGASAEEKHSRELEKKLKEDAEKDARTVKLLLLGAGESGKSTIVKQMKIIHQDGYSLEECLEFIAIIYGNTLQSILAIVRAMTTLNIQYGDSARQDDARKLMHMADTIEEGTMPKEMSDIIQRLWKDSGIQACFERASEYQLNDSAGYYLSDLERLVTPGYVPTEQDVLRSRVKTTGIIETQFSFKDLHFRMFDVGGQRSERKKWIHCFEGVTCIIFIAALSAYDMVLVEDDEVNRMHESLHLFNSICNHRYFATTSIVLFLNKKDVFSEKIKKAHLSICFPDYDGPNTYEDAGNYIKVQFLELNMRRDVKEIYSHMTCATDTQNVKFVFDAVTDIIIKENLKDCGLF